From the genome of Bifidobacterium asteroides, one region includes:
- the dapF gene encoding diaminopimelate epimerase, whose amino-acid sequence MSIPRTVYKMQATGNDFVVYADPRGDLEPTADQVRWLCDRHFGVGADGVIRLTHPADVSDLDQAQVDACDRFGCQWFMDYRNADGSLAQMCGNGTRAITLFAQKQGLTPTMEGSSFLLGTRAGVKRIVSCSPMKCDGEHVFMVKVGAWRMGPVGQQLIDGGALGGSAPGTMVDMGNPHAVVLTAVAAELEASGLPGTVADLLARTDLPDPGDLDLSAPPRVRPGLAEGQNVEFLRLDALDADNGSGRATMRVYERGVGETLSCGTGLCASGVLLRALTGVDHWTIHVGGGCLKVDVDPQDVWLTGPARMVARLTLEHVPGC is encoded by the coding sequence GATTTCGTGGTCTACGCCGATCCCCGGGGGGATCTGGAACCTACGGCCGACCAGGTGCGGTGGCTGTGTGACCGGCATTTCGGGGTCGGAGCCGACGGGGTGATTCGGCTGACCCACCCGGCCGATGTCAGCGACTTGGACCAGGCGCAGGTGGATGCTTGTGACCGTTTCGGCTGTCAGTGGTTCATGGACTACCGCAACGCGGACGGATCACTGGCGCAGATGTGCGGCAACGGGACGCGGGCTATCACCCTCTTCGCTCAGAAGCAGGGGCTGACGCCAACTATGGAGGGGTCCTCCTTCCTGCTGGGGACCCGAGCCGGGGTCAAGCGGATTGTCTCGTGCAGTCCGATGAAGTGCGATGGCGAGCATGTGTTCATGGTCAAGGTCGGGGCCTGGCGGATGGGGCCGGTGGGGCAACAGCTGATTGACGGCGGCGCCCTAGGAGGCTCGGCTCCTGGCACCATGGTGGATATGGGCAATCCCCACGCAGTCGTTCTGACGGCAGTCGCTGCCGAGTTGGAGGCCAGCGGGTTGCCGGGGACCGTGGCCGACCTGCTGGCCAGGACCGATCTGCCTGATCCGGGCGATCTGGACCTGTCGGCCCCGCCGCGAGTCAGGCCCGGGCTTGCCGAGGGGCAGAATGTGGAATTCCTGCGTCTGGATGCCCTGGATGCCGACAATGGCAGCGGTCGGGCGACCATGAGGGTTTATGAGCGAGGCGTGGGCGAGACCCTGTCCTGCGGGACGGGCCTATGCGCCAGCGGCGTGCTGCTGCGAGCCCTGACTGGAGTCGATCATTGGACCATCCATGTGGGCGGGGGCTGTCTGAAGGTGGATGTGGATCCGCAGGATGTGTGGCTGACCGGACCGGCCAGAATGGTCGCCCGTCTGACCCTGGAGCACGTGCCAGGCTGCTGA
- a CDS encoding vitamin K epoxide reductase family protein produces the protein MSESTSSAPSSYLIAALASLATLYASLVLSAETLQLARHPQGQLSCDINSVVSCSAVAHSPQAELFRLGTLPVPNAFLGLIAESVFLTLAVVGLCRIKMPALLATGTWLASLAALAYALWLFTQSLFVIHALCPWCLVMTFATSLQFMAFSHATVTQQGLPRKRSGWLQIYYQRHFDLMVDLIWLVALATIVLAVEGSALFG, from the coding sequence ATGAGTGAATCGACCTCTTCAGCCCCTTCCAGCTATCTGATTGCCGCCCTGGCCTCACTTGCAACCCTCTACGCCAGCCTGGTTCTGTCAGCGGAAACCCTGCAGCTGGCACGTCACCCTCAGGGCCAGCTCAGCTGTGACATCAACTCAGTGGTCTCCTGCTCAGCTGTGGCCCACTCACCCCAGGCCGAGCTGTTTCGTCTGGGCACCCTGCCGGTTCCCAATGCCTTCCTTGGACTGATCGCTGAATCCGTCTTTCTGACGCTGGCCGTTGTGGGCCTTTGCCGGATCAAGATGCCCGCGCTGCTGGCAACAGGGACCTGGCTGGCCTCGCTCGCCGCTCTGGCCTATGCGCTCTGGCTGTTCACCCAGTCGCTCTTCGTCATCCACGCCCTATGCCCTTGGTGCCTGGTCATGACCTTCGCCACCAGCCTGCAATTCATGGCTTTCAGCCACGCCACGGTGACCCAGCAGGGTCTTCCGCGCAAGAGGTCGGGATGGCTGCAGATCTACTACCAGCGGCACTTCGATCTGATGGTCGATCTGATCTGGCTGGTTGCCTTGGCAACCATCGTCTTGGCTGTGGAAGGCTCTGCCCTCTTCGGCTGA
- a CDS encoding PHP domain-containing protein: MTHEDTATVSGWDLHCHTVFSDGTVTPRGMVEQAQQLGLEGLAITDHDTNAGWDQARQVAQNLGMPLLPGTEITAQDGRVSVHMLAYLYDPEDPVIARLFAKTREARLARTRTMVEQISRDYPITWQNVLDQVKEGSKTTVGRPHIADALVKAGVYADRSQAFAGVCSSRSAYYLPTPSPTTHQVLAAVNHAGGVLVIAHPGAVSRNPVLLSDQQIAALARKGLGGLEVWHRDNPPEQRRRLLALAQRWGLLVTGGSDWHGQGKPNHMGENSTSDEVVARIVDRARGSHPVAWKG; this comes from the coding sequence ATGACGCATGAGGATACTGCCACGGTTTCCGGGTGGGATCTGCACTGCCACACCGTGTTCTCGGACGGCACCGTGACGCCCAGGGGGATGGTCGAGCAGGCGCAGCAGCTGGGTCTGGAAGGTTTGGCCATCACCGACCATGACACCAATGCGGGCTGGGATCAGGCCCGTCAGGTTGCCCAAAACTTGGGGATGCCACTGTTGCCGGGCACTGAAATCACCGCGCAGGATGGTCGTGTCTCGGTTCACATGCTGGCCTACCTCTATGATCCGGAGGATCCGGTCATCGCCAGGCTCTTTGCCAAGACCAGGGAGGCCAGGCTGGCTAGAACCAGGACCATGGTCGAGCAGATTTCCCGAGATTATCCGATCACCTGGCAAAATGTGCTGGACCAGGTCAAGGAGGGATCGAAGACAACGGTGGGCCGTCCGCATATTGCCGACGCTCTGGTAAAGGCCGGTGTCTATGCCGACCGCAGCCAGGCTTTCGCCGGGGTCTGCTCCTCCAGAAGCGCCTACTACCTCCCCACGCCCTCGCCGACCACCCACCAGGTGCTGGCAGCCGTTAACCATGCGGGGGGCGTTTTGGTCATTGCTCACCCGGGTGCGGTCAGCCGCAATCCCGTCCTGCTTTCCGACCAGCAGATCGCCGCGCTGGCCAGAAAGGGCCTGGGAGGCTTGGAGGTCTGGCACCGGGACAATCCGCCCGAGCAGCGTCGACGGCTGTTGGCTCTGGCTCAGCGCTGGGGGTTGCTGGTGACCGGCGGATCGGACTGGCACGGCCAAGGCAAACCCAATCACATGGGGGAGAACAGCACCAGCGACGAGGTGGTGGCCCGAATCGTGGACAGGGCCCGGGGGAGCCATCCGGTGGCCTGGAAGGGTTAA
- a CDS encoding DUF3107 domain-containing protein, whose amino-acid sequence MDIEFGIKNVARTVSFSTNAKADEVAAHIAQALNEGGPIDLVDDKGRHIIVPKESLGYAVVGSDTTHPVGFGVLGGSSD is encoded by the coding sequence ATGGATATCGAATTCGGCATCAAAAATGTGGCCCGCACGGTCAGCTTCAGCACCAACGCCAAGGCGGACGAGGTGGCTGCCCACATCGCCCAGGCACTGAACGAGGGCGGACCCATCGATTTGGTGGACGACAAGGGTCGGCACATCATCGTTCCCAAGGAGTCGCTAGGCTACGCAGTGGTTGGTTCCGACACCACCCATCCTGTGGGCTTCGGCGTTCTGGGAGGCTCCTCCGACTGA
- a CDS encoding phosphotransferase — translation MSERTKLTLAALASATMPEVPMTGARDCDQLSSLDRTQGVDCAVVQDATGNVYDVWATSSEAGKRRLAARVKAAQALADAKEIAATGFRVERILAYQPGERADSPTGTTAVAVMTHCPGRIRPLHLLTLNECTAAGTAIGAIHRVRPDFLKTHGYPVFSTAQIAAQLRGWIKRLRMDGHVPKEITDSWASIVATDGLWSFETCTVHGGFSDGDLLYAGSGLSGLYGWQDMQVNDPARDLAWIFAKLDGSRRNAVIAAYGRMMGARLDDLIMLRANLWLQMEQVGDFITALDHADNERIIQFKAQVERLAQQLGDHEQVQRTRRQEQTPSPSPAGAPSTITVGTLLGDDNAEAPSVAELLENPTPEPDPAPTEASDESSATIAINRAEMADLAVAQTAMGHSDARNKPIGQGQSTDLGSDDQRKQSAVAPAAQDEDSGLSDHFRGIGNPAPSDGDADGEADSQAAISHSSGDDQPSNAADSGDAVSQPHDASSTQALANDQTETIVLPRKPLPEQIPTLTTDGQASASPPETSSPQEEPHEDA, via the coding sequence CTGGGCCACCAGCTCGGAGGCCGGCAAACGTCGGCTGGCCGCTCGGGTCAAGGCGGCTCAGGCCCTGGCCGATGCCAAAGAGATAGCGGCCACGGGCTTCCGGGTCGAGCGCATATTGGCCTACCAGCCCGGGGAGAGGGCCGATAGTCCGACCGGCACCACCGCTGTTGCCGTCATGACCCACTGCCCAGGCCGAATCCGTCCCCTTCATCTGCTGACCTTGAACGAATGCACCGCCGCAGGCACCGCCATCGGCGCCATCCACCGGGTGCGTCCTGATTTTCTGAAAACCCACGGATATCCGGTCTTCTCCACCGCTCAAATCGCAGCCCAACTGCGGGGATGGATCAAGCGGCTGCGCATGGATGGCCACGTGCCCAAGGAAATCACCGATTCCTGGGCCTCCATCGTGGCGACCGACGGACTCTGGTCCTTTGAAACCTGCACCGTGCACGGAGGCTTCTCCGATGGAGACCTGCTCTATGCAGGCTCCGGGCTGAGCGGACTCTACGGCTGGCAGGATATGCAGGTCAACGATCCTGCCCGTGATCTGGCCTGGATCTTCGCCAAGCTGGACGGATCCCGCCGCAATGCAGTCATTGCAGCCTACGGCAGGATGATGGGGGCTCGGCTGGACGACCTGATCATGCTCCGAGCCAACCTCTGGCTGCAGATGGAGCAGGTGGGCGACTTCATCACCGCCCTGGATCATGCGGACAACGAACGGATCATCCAATTCAAAGCCCAGGTTGAGCGCCTGGCCCAGCAGCTAGGCGATCATGAGCAGGTCCAGCGCACCCGTCGCCAGGAGCAGACGCCAAGTCCGTCACCTGCCGGTGCACCCTCCACCATCACCGTAGGCACCCTGCTGGGCGACGATAATGCTGAAGCCCCCTCTGTAGCCGAGCTGCTGGAGAATCCGACACCAGAACCGGACCCCGCCCCGACAGAAGCGTCCGATGAAAGCTCAGCCACCATCGCCATCAACAGGGCGGAAATGGCTGATCTGGCTGTGGCCCAGACCGCCATGGGGCACTCCGATGCCAGGAATAAGCCCATTGGGCAGGGCCAGAGCACAGACCTTGGCAGTGACGATCAACGCAAGCAGTCAGCTGTTGCTCCTGCTGCCCAAGACGAAGACTCAGGCCTGAGCGATCACTTCCGCGGCATCGGCAACCCAGCCCCCAGCGACGGGGATGCAGATGGCGAAGCGGATTCGCAGGCTGCAATAAGCCACTCGTCCGGAGATGACCAGCCCTCGAACGCCGCTGATTCAGGAGACGCCGTTTCCCAGCCGCATGATGCTTCGTCAACTCAGGCTCTTGCAAACGATCAGACAGAGACCATCGTCCTTCCCAGAAAACCTCTGCCCGAGCAGATCCCCACACTCACCACAGACGGACAAGCATCGGCATCGCCGCCAGAGACGAGCTCTCCCCAGGAGGAGCCCCACGAGGACGCTTAG